The genomic stretch TTATCCAGAAAATATCTCCGAAAAGCTGTCGAAGCtaaggaaaagcaaaaacaaaagcttcGCCAGCTACAATTTGAAAACGAGGAAGCcgaaaaagaaatgagaaagtTAGAGCTGCAAGGAGACCGATATGGGATCATTGCAGCCATGTTTATGCAAGATGTTCCCTTCTTGATTCTCCGACTTTATCTTGTGTTTACCTACGACTTCTTCAAATCaacgtttcttttttatatCGGAAAGAACATAATTTCTCTTATGTTGATGATATATCGCCTTTATGTTATTCACTTTCACGCAAAGGACAAGGAAATCATTATTGAAAAACCAAACGGATTTCGGGGTCTTTCATTCGCATTAATTGGAGCTCGGAGATTCAAGTCAaccaaaaacagcaaaaggaaTGGTGTTCGCAAACAAGgccttttttcaccaaaactgAGCAAGTAGAAAAAAATACAGACAAAACTTTCACTAGGCTCAGAGCAGGAAAGCCGGTCACACAGGTGGCAATAAAGCGAGCCTTTAAATACACATTTTATTAAGCAGGACACAACAAGCAATTATTAGTATGTATAAGAGGTTTCGAAGAGTTTCATGACAGGAAATTAATATGAGGGCAGcatggccgagtggtcagcgcttCAGAACCGCCCAGGCTCGAGTCCTGCTTTGACCACAACGGCTGAATTTGCTTAGTGGTCAACTTGCAGACCACGCttgtttaacaattattcctcgagcccgaatgggctctgagtcaatagcccaaaaggccgaaggccgaatgggttattgactcagaggccatgagggcgagaggaataattgttttagtaaaatccaactagttggtcaaaaatatcgagaataataaaattttagCCAGTTAAAGCTAGACTCTAGTCCTTTTTTGCCATCAAAGAGCGCGCGCTTTTTGCTActctactagtgggctataacatatagcctagtagtagctcaaccaatcagaacgcagcattgataatagaccactagttggattttactaaaatgtaaatagccaactggttgcctcctgccagtgaGGTGTTTTCGTCACCTTTGTCATGTTAAAGCACTCAATT from Porites lutea chromosome 1, jaPorLute2.1, whole genome shotgun sequence encodes the following:
- the LOC140952481 gene encoding transmembrane protein 26-like encodes the protein MPGTLVPITWTAELRLLEGRLNNETMDAKKTMPGGIRVSQEELKKLCEIGLMLIIILSRWLLPRGSITRDQLSLLLLEYVAIAADILELFEAFEDEQVSNNREITLFTLGVFTWSLLQFTLVTTSLGSDKSQQDEADIEEEKVGVEVSGLSRKYLRKAVEAKEKQKQKLRQLQFENEEAEKEMRKLELQGDRYGIIAAMFMQDVPFLILRLYLVFTYDFFKSTFLFYIGKNIISLMLMIYRLYVIHFHAKDKEIIIEKPNGFRGLSFALIGARRFKSTKNSKRNGVRKQGLFSPKLSK